Proteins encoded by one window of Lycium barbarum isolate Lr01 chromosome 11, ASM1917538v2, whole genome shotgun sequence:
- the LOC132618936 gene encoding protein STRICTOSIDINE SYNTHASE-LIKE 10-like, which produces MNISNLLMISVTTTLALVSVILAFDSENVWKPPPIPGSKNLLPESEIIQLKGAIGPESIAFDRNGEGPYTGVADGRILKWQGQYWADFAVTSSQRKNCSRPFAPEMEHVCGRPLGLRFDTKTGDLYIADAYLGLQVVGPTGGLATPLVQKFEGKPLIFTNDMDIDDHDDVIYFTETSTKYQRRQFLASLLSGDRTGRLMKYAKSTKKVTVVLGGLAFANGVALSKDRSFVLVAETSSCRIVRYWLKGPYEGKHDTFAELPGFPDNIRINSRGEFWVALHAKRSVFAQLSISDLELGKALLNLPFTTQQLDDLLGGGQPHATAIKLSEKGRVLEVLEDIEGKTLRSISVVEEKYGKLWIGSVMMPFLGVYGL; this is translated from the coding sequence GTATGGAAACCACCTCCTATACCAGGCTCCAAAAATCTCCTCCCAGAATCCGAAATCATCCAATTGAAAGGAGCAATTGGACCAGAAAGCATTGCTTTCGATCGAAATGGTGAAGGCCCATACACAGGAGTTGCCGATGGCCGAATTCTCAAGTGGCAAGGTCAATATTGGGCTGATTTTGCGGTCACTTCTTCCCAAAGGAAAAATTGTAGCCGGCCTTTTGCTCCTGAAATGGAGCATGTATGTGGGAGGCCGTTGGGCTTACGATTCGATACTAAAACTGGTGACCTATATATTGCTGATGCTTATTTAGGACTTCAAGTTGTTGGACCAACAGGAGGACTAGCTACTCCATTAGTCCAAAAATTCGAAGGTAAGCCTCTCATCTTCACAAATGATATGGACATTGACGATCATGATGATGTGATTTACTTCACGGAGACAAGCACAAAGTACCAACGCAGACAATTTTTGGCCTCTCTTTTAAGTGGAGACAGGACTGGCAGGCTAATGAAATATGCTAAATCAACCAAAAAAGTAACAGTTGTATTAGGAGGTCTTGCTTTTGCAAATGGTGTAGCTTTAAGTAAAGACCGGTCCTTTGTGTTAGTGGCTGAAACATCTAGTTGTAGAATTGTGAGGTATTGGCTGAAAGGCCCTTACGAGGGAAAACATGATACATTTGCTGAGTTGCCTGGATTTCCCGACAACATTAGAATAAATTCGAGAGGGGAATTTTGGGTCGCTCTGCATGCAAAAAGATCAGTATTTGCACAATTGAGTATTTCAGATTTAGAGCTGGGAAAGGCATTGTTGAATCTCCCGTTCACCACGCAGCAACTGGACGACTTGCTAGGCGGAGGGCAGCCACATGCTACTGCAATCAAGCTAAGCGAGAAGGGGCGAGTTTTGGAGGTTTTAGAAGATATTGAAGGCAAGACATTGAGGTCTATCAGTGTAGTTGAGGAGAAATATGGTAAGTTGTGGATCGGTTCTGTTATGATGCCTTTTTTGGGAGTTTATGGATTATGA